A part of Anser cygnoides isolate HZ-2024a breed goose chromosome 17, Taihu_goose_T2T_genome, whole genome shotgun sequence genomic DNA contains:
- the CFAP73 gene encoding cilia- and flagella-associated protein 73 isoform X7: MVHREEEGGRAPQIALPMGLRLSRAPRGRRTEGDTSQGHVPGTRGVSPGCAPALWGHAQGCSRETPAGGSGRLRLPLATALRCLLPPSRLPGVPLLRTPAPKMSPGLEESLRRVFQEKLQLRTVPAWDSASLLPSSTRLLLKRREVAEVERALQAQREEFWQRMEGLDQRRQQLGQREEQLRDVALRFDAFLKVSAARRERALGRAGEEQARAAQRGAEADGLQQELAGLLRRRERLRRRLRGLRVFGDYLRGVVATTGQFQDVPSMLAHFGALAGVRAALLHQLEAGQQRLAQGQARLQRYHEEAGSELLRGRDEVLQLRARLEAARHDVLQGESCWTQIQSAATHKTLLLGQIRMAVLSLFQLATKHLKVPRDVALEDTETQLDVVLLCMQDLAAICAELRPKEPGPGPPRVPATTTTRPRHHRGVTVPPSHQ, from the exons aTGGTgcacagggaggaggaggggggcagAGCACCCCAAATTGCCCTCCCAATGGGGCTGAGGTTGAGCAGGGCCCCCCGTGGCAGGAGGACGGAGGGGGACACGTCCCAAGGACACGTCccagggacacggggggtgtccccaggctgTGCCCCTGCCCTTTGGGGCCACgctcagggctgcagcagggaaaccCCCGCGGGAGGCAGCGGGCGCCTCCGGCTGCCCCTGGCAACTGCGCTGCGCTGCCTGCTGCCGCCATCTCGGCTGCCCGGCGTCCCGCTCCTCCGCACCCCCGCCCCAAAAATGTCCCCAGGTCTGGAGGAGAGCTTGCGTAGGGTTTTCCAAGAGAAGCTGCAGCTCCG GACGGTGCCGGCGTGGGACTCGGCGtcgctgctgccctcctccacGCGCCTGCTGCTGAAGAGGAGGGAGGTGGCGGAGGTGGAGCGGGCTCTGCAGGCCCAGCGGGAG GAATTTTGGCAGAGGATGGAGGGCTTGGATCAACGCCGGCAGCAGCTGGGCCAGCGGGAGGAGCAGCTCCGCGACGTCGCCCTCAGATTCGACGCCTTCCTCAAG GTTTCGGCAGCGAGGCGGGAGCGGGCGCTGGGCCGGGCGGGCGAGGAGCAGGCACGGGCGGCACAGCGGGGAGCCGAGGCTGAcggcctgcagcaggagctggcggggctgcTGCGGCGCAGGGAGCGGCTGCGACGGCGTCTGCGGGGCCTCCGTGTCTTCGGGGACTACCTGCGGGGCGTGGTGGCCACCACGGGGCAG TTCCAGGACGTCCCGTCCATGCTGGCCCATTTCGGGGCGCTGGCGGGGGTgcgggcagccctgctgcaccagCTGGAGGCCGGGCAGCAGAGGCTGGCCCAGGGCCAGGCTCGGCTCCAGCGGTACCACGAGGaggccggcagcgagctcctgCGCGGGAGGGACGAGGTGCTCCAGCTCCGCGCACGCCTGGAGGCCGCCCGCCACGACGTGCTCCAGGGG GAGTCCTGCTGGACCCAGATCCAGAGCGCGGCCACCCACAAgaccctgctgctggggcagatCAGGATGGCAGTGCTGAGCCTCTTCCAGCTCGCCACCAAGCACCTGAAAGTCCCCAGGGACGTGGCCCTGGAGGACACAGAGACCCAGCTGGACGTG GTGCTGCTCTGCATGCAGGACCTGGCTGCCATCTGTGCTGAGCTGCGCCCCAAGGAGCCAGGGCCGGGCCCCCCACGTGTgcctgccaccaccaccactcgCCCACGGCACCACAGGGGTGTCACGGTGCCTCCGAGCCACCAGTAG
- the CFAP73 gene encoding cilia- and flagella-associated protein 73 isoform X8: protein MVHREEEGGRAPQIALPMGLRLSRAPRGRRTEGDTSQGHVPGTRGVSPGCAPALWGHAQGCSRETPAGGSGRLRLPLATALRCLLPPSRLPGVPLLRTPAPKMSPGLEESLRRVFQEKLQLRTVPAWDSASLLPSSTRLLLKRREVAEVERALQAQREHPWAPQEFWQRMEGLDQRRQQLGQREEQLRDVALRFDAFLKVSAARRERALGRAGEEQARAAQRGAEADGLQQELAGLLRRRERLRRRLRGLRVFGDYLRGVVATTGQESCWTQIQSAATHKTLLLGQIRMAVLSLFQLATKHLKVPRDVALEDTETQLDVLWHQGPHLPRCCSACRTWLPSVLSCAPRSQGRAPHVCLPPPPLAHGTTGVSRCLRATSSPSLGTNPPGVRLPRPAWSCRTPAPT from the exons aTGGTgcacagggaggaggaggggggcagAGCACCCCAAATTGCCCTCCCAATGGGGCTGAGGTTGAGCAGGGCCCCCCGTGGCAGGAGGACGGAGGGGGACACGTCCCAAGGACACGTCccagggacacggggggtgtccccaggctgTGCCCCTGCCCTTTGGGGCCACgctcagggctgcagcagggaaaccCCCGCGGGAGGCAGCGGGCGCCTCCGGCTGCCCCTGGCAACTGCGCTGCGCTGCCTGCTGCCGCCATCTCGGCTGCCCGGCGTCCCGCTCCTCCGCACCCCCGCCCCAAAAATGTCCCCAGGTCTGGAGGAGAGCTTGCGTAGGGTTTTCCAAGAGAAGCTGCAGCTCCG GACGGTGCCGGCGTGGGACTCGGCGtcgctgctgccctcctccacGCGCCTGCTGCTGAAGAGGAGGGAGGTGGCGGAGGTGGAGCGGGCTCTGCAGGCCCAGCGGGAG CACCCCTGGGCCCCTCAGGAATTTTGGCAGAGGATGGAGGGCTTGGATCAACGCCGGCAGCAGCTGGGCCAGCGGGAGGAGCAGCTCCGCGACGTCGCCCTCAGATTCGACGCCTTCCTCAAG GTTTCGGCAGCGAGGCGGGAGCGGGCGCTGGGCCGGGCGGGCGAGGAGCAGGCACGGGCGGCACAGCGGGGAGCCGAGGCTGAcggcctgcagcaggagctggcggggctgcTGCGGCGCAGGGAGCGGCTGCGACGGCGTCTGCGGGGCCTCCGTGTCTTCGGGGACTACCTGCGGGGCGTGGTGGCCACCACGGGGCAG GAGTCCTGCTGGACCCAGATCCAGAGCGCGGCCACCCACAAgaccctgctgctggggcagatCAGGATGGCAGTGCTGAGCCTCTTCCAGCTCGCCACCAAGCACCTGAAAGTCCCCAGGGACGTGGCCCTGGAGGACACAGAGACCCAGCTGGACGTG CTGTGGCATCAGGGCCCCCATCTCCCCAGGTGCTGCTCTGCATGCAGGACCTGGCTGCCATCTGTGCTGAGCTGCGCCCCAAGGAGCCAGGGCCGGGCCCCCCACGTGTgcctgccaccaccaccactcgCCCACGGCACCACAGGGGTGTCACGGTGCCTCCGAGCCACCAGTAGTCCCAGCCTGGGGACAAATCCCCCCGGGGTAAGGCTACCAAGGCCAGCATGGAGCTGTAGGACGCCAGCACCTACTTGA
- the CFAP73 gene encoding cilia- and flagella-associated protein 73 isoform X6 codes for MVHREEEGGRAPQIALPMGLRLSRAPRGRRTEGDTSQGHVPGTRGVSPGCAPALWGHAQGCSRETPAGGSGRLRLPLATALRCLLPPSRLPGVPLLRTPAPKMSPGLEESLRRVFQEKLQLRTVPAWDSASLLPSSTRLLLKRREVAEVERALQAQREHPWAPQEFWQRMEGLDQRRQQLGQREEQLRDVALRFDAFLKVSAARRERALGRAGEEQARAAQRGAEADGLQQELAGLLRRRERLRRRLRGLRVFGDYLRGVVATTGQFQDVPSMLAHFGALAGVRAALLHQLEAGQQRLAQGQARLQRYHEEAGSELLRGRDEVLQLRARLEAARHDVLQGESCWTQIQSAATHKTLLLGQIRMAVLSLFQLATKHLKVPRDVALEDTETQLDVVLLCMQDLAAICAELRPKEPGPGPPRVPATTTTRPRHHRGVTVPPSHQ; via the exons aTGGTgcacagggaggaggaggggggcagAGCACCCCAAATTGCCCTCCCAATGGGGCTGAGGTTGAGCAGGGCCCCCCGTGGCAGGAGGACGGAGGGGGACACGTCCCAAGGACACGTCccagggacacggggggtgtccccaggctgTGCCCCTGCCCTTTGGGGCCACgctcagggctgcagcagggaaaccCCCGCGGGAGGCAGCGGGCGCCTCCGGCTGCCCCTGGCAACTGCGCTGCGCTGCCTGCTGCCGCCATCTCGGCTGCCCGGCGTCCCGCTCCTCCGCACCCCCGCCCCAAAAATGTCCCCAGGTCTGGAGGAGAGCTTGCGTAGGGTTTTCCAAGAGAAGCTGCAGCTCCG GACGGTGCCGGCGTGGGACTCGGCGtcgctgctgccctcctccacGCGCCTGCTGCTGAAGAGGAGGGAGGTGGCGGAGGTGGAGCGGGCTCTGCAGGCCCAGCGGGAG CACCCCTGGGCCCCTCAGGAATTTTGGCAGAGGATGGAGGGCTTGGATCAACGCCGGCAGCAGCTGGGCCAGCGGGAGGAGCAGCTCCGCGACGTCGCCCTCAGATTCGACGCCTTCCTCAAG GTTTCGGCAGCGAGGCGGGAGCGGGCGCTGGGCCGGGCGGGCGAGGAGCAGGCACGGGCGGCACAGCGGGGAGCCGAGGCTGAcggcctgcagcaggagctggcggggctgcTGCGGCGCAGGGAGCGGCTGCGACGGCGTCTGCGGGGCCTCCGTGTCTTCGGGGACTACCTGCGGGGCGTGGTGGCCACCACGGGGCAG TTCCAGGACGTCCCGTCCATGCTGGCCCATTTCGGGGCGCTGGCGGGGGTgcgggcagccctgctgcaccagCTGGAGGCCGGGCAGCAGAGGCTGGCCCAGGGCCAGGCTCGGCTCCAGCGGTACCACGAGGaggccggcagcgagctcctgCGCGGGAGGGACGAGGTGCTCCAGCTCCGCGCACGCCTGGAGGCCGCCCGCCACGACGTGCTCCAGGGG GAGTCCTGCTGGACCCAGATCCAGAGCGCGGCCACCCACAAgaccctgctgctggggcagatCAGGATGGCAGTGCTGAGCCTCTTCCAGCTCGCCACCAAGCACCTGAAAGTCCCCAGGGACGTGGCCCTGGAGGACACAGAGACCCAGCTGGACGTG GTGCTGCTCTGCATGCAGGACCTGGCTGCCATCTGTGCTGAGCTGCGCCCCAAGGAGCCAGGGCCGGGCCCCCCACGTGTgcctgccaccaccaccactcgCCCACGGCACCACAGGGGTGTCACGGTGCCTCCGAGCCACCAGTAG
- the CFAP73 gene encoding cilia- and flagella-associated protein 73 isoform X4 has product MVHREEEGGRAPQIALPMGLRLSRAPRGRRTEGDTSQGHVPGTRGVSPGCAPALWGHAQGCSRETPAGGSGRLRLPLATALRCLLPPSRLPGVPLLRTPAPKMSPGLEESLRRVFQEKLQLRTVPAWDSASLLPSSTRLLLKRREVAEVERALQAQREHPWAPQEFWQRMEGLDQRRQQLGQREEQLRDVALRFDAFLKVSAARRERALGRAGEEQARAAQRGAEADGLQQELAGLLRRRERLRRRLRGLRVFGDYLRGVVATTGQFQDVPSMLAHFGALAGVRAALLHQLEAGQQRLAQGQARLQRYHEEAGSELLRGRDEVLQLRARLEAARHDVLQGESCWTQIQSAATHKTLLLGQIRMAVLSLFQLATKHLKVPRDVALEDTETQLDVLWHQGPHLPRCCSACRTWLPSVLSCAPRSQGRAPHVCLPPPPLAHGTTGVSRCLRATSSPSLGTNPPGVRLPRPAWSCRTPAPT; this is encoded by the exons aTGGTgcacagggaggaggaggggggcagAGCACCCCAAATTGCCCTCCCAATGGGGCTGAGGTTGAGCAGGGCCCCCCGTGGCAGGAGGACGGAGGGGGACACGTCCCAAGGACACGTCccagggacacggggggtgtccccaggctgTGCCCCTGCCCTTTGGGGCCACgctcagggctgcagcagggaaaccCCCGCGGGAGGCAGCGGGCGCCTCCGGCTGCCCCTGGCAACTGCGCTGCGCTGCCTGCTGCCGCCATCTCGGCTGCCCGGCGTCCCGCTCCTCCGCACCCCCGCCCCAAAAATGTCCCCAGGTCTGGAGGAGAGCTTGCGTAGGGTTTTCCAAGAGAAGCTGCAGCTCCG GACGGTGCCGGCGTGGGACTCGGCGtcgctgctgccctcctccacGCGCCTGCTGCTGAAGAGGAGGGAGGTGGCGGAGGTGGAGCGGGCTCTGCAGGCCCAGCGGGAG CACCCCTGGGCCCCTCAGGAATTTTGGCAGAGGATGGAGGGCTTGGATCAACGCCGGCAGCAGCTGGGCCAGCGGGAGGAGCAGCTCCGCGACGTCGCCCTCAGATTCGACGCCTTCCTCAAG GTTTCGGCAGCGAGGCGGGAGCGGGCGCTGGGCCGGGCGGGCGAGGAGCAGGCACGGGCGGCACAGCGGGGAGCCGAGGCTGAcggcctgcagcaggagctggcggggctgcTGCGGCGCAGGGAGCGGCTGCGACGGCGTCTGCGGGGCCTCCGTGTCTTCGGGGACTACCTGCGGGGCGTGGTGGCCACCACGGGGCAG TTCCAGGACGTCCCGTCCATGCTGGCCCATTTCGGGGCGCTGGCGGGGGTgcgggcagccctgctgcaccagCTGGAGGCCGGGCAGCAGAGGCTGGCCCAGGGCCAGGCTCGGCTCCAGCGGTACCACGAGGaggccggcagcgagctcctgCGCGGGAGGGACGAGGTGCTCCAGCTCCGCGCACGCCTGGAGGCCGCCCGCCACGACGTGCTCCAGGGG GAGTCCTGCTGGACCCAGATCCAGAGCGCGGCCACCCACAAgaccctgctgctggggcagatCAGGATGGCAGTGCTGAGCCTCTTCCAGCTCGCCACCAAGCACCTGAAAGTCCCCAGGGACGTGGCCCTGGAGGACACAGAGACCCAGCTGGACGTG CTGTGGCATCAGGGCCCCCATCTCCCCAGGTGCTGCTCTGCATGCAGGACCTGGCTGCCATCTGTGCTGAGCTGCGCCCCAAGGAGCCAGGGCCGGGCCCCCCACGTGTgcctgccaccaccaccactcgCCCACGGCACCACAGGGGTGTCACGGTGCCTCCGAGCCACCAGTAGTCCCAGCCTGGGGACAAATCCCCCCGGGGTAAGGCTACCAAGGCCAGCATGGAGCTGTAGGACGCCAGCACCTACTTGA
- the CFAP73 gene encoding cilia- and flagella-associated protein 73 isoform X3: MVHREEEGGRAPQIALPMGLRLSRAPRGRRTEGDTSQGHVPGTRGVSPGCAPALWGHAQGCSRETPAGGSGRLRLPLATALRCLLPPSRLPGVPLLRTPAPKMSPGLEESLRRVFQEKLQLRTVPAWDSASLLPSSTRLLLKRREVAEVERALQAQREHPWAPQEFWQRMEGLDQRRQQLGQREEQLRDVALRFDAFLKVSAARRERALGRAGEEQARAAQRGAEADGLQQELAGLLRRRERLRRRLRGLRVFGDYLRGVVATTGQVRVPVPCPQGVVFLQGHQRPLHPKLHVGASVGGSGGVGTQNRLRDEGEQHLGGVGAPATAQPLPTTQFQDVPSMLAHFGALAGVRAALLHQLEAGQQRLAQGQARLQRYHEEAGSELLRGRDEVLQLRARLEAARHDVLQGESCWTQIQSAATHKTLLLGQIRMAVLSLFQLATKHLKVPRDVALEDTETQLDVVLLCMQDLAAICAELRPKEPGPGPPRVPATTTTRPRHHRGVTVPPSHQ, translated from the exons aTGGTgcacagggaggaggaggggggcagAGCACCCCAAATTGCCCTCCCAATGGGGCTGAGGTTGAGCAGGGCCCCCCGTGGCAGGAGGACGGAGGGGGACACGTCCCAAGGACACGTCccagggacacggggggtgtccccaggctgTGCCCCTGCCCTTTGGGGCCACgctcagggctgcagcagggaaaccCCCGCGGGAGGCAGCGGGCGCCTCCGGCTGCCCCTGGCAACTGCGCTGCGCTGCCTGCTGCCGCCATCTCGGCTGCCCGGCGTCCCGCTCCTCCGCACCCCCGCCCCAAAAATGTCCCCAGGTCTGGAGGAGAGCTTGCGTAGGGTTTTCCAAGAGAAGCTGCAGCTCCG GACGGTGCCGGCGTGGGACTCGGCGtcgctgctgccctcctccacGCGCCTGCTGCTGAAGAGGAGGGAGGTGGCGGAGGTGGAGCGGGCTCTGCAGGCCCAGCGGGAG CACCCCTGGGCCCCTCAGGAATTTTGGCAGAGGATGGAGGGCTTGGATCAACGCCGGCAGCAGCTGGGCCAGCGGGAGGAGCAGCTCCGCGACGTCGCCCTCAGATTCGACGCCTTCCTCAAG GTTTCGGCAGCGAGGCGGGAGCGGGCGCTGGGCCGGGCGGGCGAGGAGCAGGCACGGGCGGCACAGCGGGGAGCCGAGGCTGAcggcctgcagcaggagctggcggggctgcTGCGGCGCAGGGAGCGGCTGCGACGGCGTCTGCGGGGCCTCCGTGTCTTCGGGGACTACCTGCGGGGCGTGGTGGCCACCACGGGGCAGGTGAGGGTCCCtgtcccgtgtccccagggggtTGTGTTCCTCCAGGGCCACCAGCGCCCCTTGCACCCCAAGCTCCACGTTGGAGCGTCTGTGGGGGGATCTGGAGGGGTTGGAACGCAAAATCGCCTCAGGGATGAAGGTGAGCAGCACCTTGGTGGGGTGGGTGCCCCTGCAACCGCTCAGCCCCTTCCCACCACCCAGTTCCAGGACGTCCCGTCCATGCTGGCCCATTTCGGGGCGCTGGCGGGGGTgcgggcagccctgctgcaccagCTGGAGGCCGGGCAGCAGAGGCTGGCCCAGGGCCAGGCTCGGCTCCAGCGGTACCACGAGGaggccggcagcgagctcctgCGCGGGAGGGACGAGGTGCTCCAGCTCCGCGCACGCCTGGAGGCCGCCCGCCACGACGTGCTCCAGGGG GAGTCCTGCTGGACCCAGATCCAGAGCGCGGCCACCCACAAgaccctgctgctggggcagatCAGGATGGCAGTGCTGAGCCTCTTCCAGCTCGCCACCAAGCACCTGAAAGTCCCCAGGGACGTGGCCCTGGAGGACACAGAGACCCAGCTGGACGTG GTGCTGCTCTGCATGCAGGACCTGGCTGCCATCTGTGCTGAGCTGCGCCCCAAGGAGCCAGGGCCGGGCCCCCCACGTGTgcctgccaccaccaccactcgCCCACGGCACCACAGGGGTGTCACGGTGCCTCCGAGCCACCAGTAG
- the CFAP73 gene encoding cilia- and flagella-associated protein 73 isoform X1, with the protein MVHREEEGGRAPQIALPMGLRLSRAPRGRRTEGDTSQGHVPGTRGVSPGCAPALWGHAQGCSRETPAGGSGRLRLPLATALRCLLPPSRLPGVPLLRTPAPKMSPGLEESLRRVFQEKLQLRTVPAWDSASLLPSSTRLLLKRREVAEVERALQAQREHPWAPQEFWQRMEGLDQRRQQLGQREEQLRDVALRFDAFLKVSAARRERALGRAGEEQARAAQRGAEADGLQQELAGLLRRRERLRRRLRGLRVFGDYLRGVVATTGQVRVPVPCPQGVVFLQGHQRPLHPKLHVGASVGGSGGVGTQNRLRDEGEQHLGGVGAPATAQPLPTTQFQDVPSMLAHFGALAGVRAALLHQLEAGQQRLAQGQARLQRYHEEAGSELLRGRDEVLQLRARLEAARHDVLQGESCWTQIQSAATHKTLLLGQIRMAVLSLFQLATKHLKVPRDVALEDTETQLDVLWHQGPHLPRCCSACRTWLPSVLSCAPRSQGRAPHVCLPPPPLAHGTTGVSRCLRATSSPSLGTNPPGVRLPRPAWSCRTPAPT; encoded by the exons aTGGTgcacagggaggaggaggggggcagAGCACCCCAAATTGCCCTCCCAATGGGGCTGAGGTTGAGCAGGGCCCCCCGTGGCAGGAGGACGGAGGGGGACACGTCCCAAGGACACGTCccagggacacggggggtgtccccaggctgTGCCCCTGCCCTTTGGGGCCACgctcagggctgcagcagggaaaccCCCGCGGGAGGCAGCGGGCGCCTCCGGCTGCCCCTGGCAACTGCGCTGCGCTGCCTGCTGCCGCCATCTCGGCTGCCCGGCGTCCCGCTCCTCCGCACCCCCGCCCCAAAAATGTCCCCAGGTCTGGAGGAGAGCTTGCGTAGGGTTTTCCAAGAGAAGCTGCAGCTCCG GACGGTGCCGGCGTGGGACTCGGCGtcgctgctgccctcctccacGCGCCTGCTGCTGAAGAGGAGGGAGGTGGCGGAGGTGGAGCGGGCTCTGCAGGCCCAGCGGGAG CACCCCTGGGCCCCTCAGGAATTTTGGCAGAGGATGGAGGGCTTGGATCAACGCCGGCAGCAGCTGGGCCAGCGGGAGGAGCAGCTCCGCGACGTCGCCCTCAGATTCGACGCCTTCCTCAAG GTTTCGGCAGCGAGGCGGGAGCGGGCGCTGGGCCGGGCGGGCGAGGAGCAGGCACGGGCGGCACAGCGGGGAGCCGAGGCTGAcggcctgcagcaggagctggcggggctgcTGCGGCGCAGGGAGCGGCTGCGACGGCGTCTGCGGGGCCTCCGTGTCTTCGGGGACTACCTGCGGGGCGTGGTGGCCACCACGGGGCAGGTGAGGGTCCCtgtcccgtgtccccagggggtTGTGTTCCTCCAGGGCCACCAGCGCCCCTTGCACCCCAAGCTCCACGTTGGAGCGTCTGTGGGGGGATCTGGAGGGGTTGGAACGCAAAATCGCCTCAGGGATGAAGGTGAGCAGCACCTTGGTGGGGTGGGTGCCCCTGCAACCGCTCAGCCCCTTCCCACCACCCAGTTCCAGGACGTCCCGTCCATGCTGGCCCATTTCGGGGCGCTGGCGGGGGTgcgggcagccctgctgcaccagCTGGAGGCCGGGCAGCAGAGGCTGGCCCAGGGCCAGGCTCGGCTCCAGCGGTACCACGAGGaggccggcagcgagctcctgCGCGGGAGGGACGAGGTGCTCCAGCTCCGCGCACGCCTGGAGGCCGCCCGCCACGACGTGCTCCAGGGG GAGTCCTGCTGGACCCAGATCCAGAGCGCGGCCACCCACAAgaccctgctgctggggcagatCAGGATGGCAGTGCTGAGCCTCTTCCAGCTCGCCACCAAGCACCTGAAAGTCCCCAGGGACGTGGCCCTGGAGGACACAGAGACCCAGCTGGACGTG CTGTGGCATCAGGGCCCCCATCTCCCCAGGTGCTGCTCTGCATGCAGGACCTGGCTGCCATCTGTGCTGAGCTGCGCCCCAAGGAGCCAGGGCCGGGCCCCCCACGTGTgcctgccaccaccaccactcgCCCACGGCACCACAGGGGTGTCACGGTGCCTCCGAGCCACCAGTAGTCCCAGCCTGGGGACAAATCCCCCCGGGGTAAGGCTACCAAGGCCAGCATGGAGCTGTAGGACGCCAGCACCTACTTGA
- the CFAP73 gene encoding cilia- and flagella-associated protein 73 isoform X2, whose amino-acid sequence MVHREEEGGRAPQIALPMGLRLSRAPRGRRTEGDTSQGHVPGTRGVSPGCAPALWGHAQGCSRETPAGGSGRLRLPLATALRCLLPPSRLPGVPLLRTPAPKMSPGLEESLRRVFQEKLQLRTVPAWDSASLLPSSTRLLLKRREVAEVERALQAQREEFWQRMEGLDQRRQQLGQREEQLRDVALRFDAFLKVSAARRERALGRAGEEQARAAQRGAEADGLQQELAGLLRRRERLRRRLRGLRVFGDYLRGVVATTGQVRVPVPCPQGVVFLQGHQRPLHPKLHVGASVGGSGGVGTQNRLRDEGEQHLGGVGAPATAQPLPTTQFQDVPSMLAHFGALAGVRAALLHQLEAGQQRLAQGQARLQRYHEEAGSELLRGRDEVLQLRARLEAARHDVLQGESCWTQIQSAATHKTLLLGQIRMAVLSLFQLATKHLKVPRDVALEDTETQLDVLWHQGPHLPRCCSACRTWLPSVLSCAPRSQGRAPHVCLPPPPLAHGTTGVSRCLRATSSPSLGTNPPGVRLPRPAWSCRTPAPT is encoded by the exons aTGGTgcacagggaggaggaggggggcagAGCACCCCAAATTGCCCTCCCAATGGGGCTGAGGTTGAGCAGGGCCCCCCGTGGCAGGAGGACGGAGGGGGACACGTCCCAAGGACACGTCccagggacacggggggtgtccccaggctgTGCCCCTGCCCTTTGGGGCCACgctcagggctgcagcagggaaaccCCCGCGGGAGGCAGCGGGCGCCTCCGGCTGCCCCTGGCAACTGCGCTGCGCTGCCTGCTGCCGCCATCTCGGCTGCCCGGCGTCCCGCTCCTCCGCACCCCCGCCCCAAAAATGTCCCCAGGTCTGGAGGAGAGCTTGCGTAGGGTTTTCCAAGAGAAGCTGCAGCTCCG GACGGTGCCGGCGTGGGACTCGGCGtcgctgctgccctcctccacGCGCCTGCTGCTGAAGAGGAGGGAGGTGGCGGAGGTGGAGCGGGCTCTGCAGGCCCAGCGGGAG GAATTTTGGCAGAGGATGGAGGGCTTGGATCAACGCCGGCAGCAGCTGGGCCAGCGGGAGGAGCAGCTCCGCGACGTCGCCCTCAGATTCGACGCCTTCCTCAAG GTTTCGGCAGCGAGGCGGGAGCGGGCGCTGGGCCGGGCGGGCGAGGAGCAGGCACGGGCGGCACAGCGGGGAGCCGAGGCTGAcggcctgcagcaggagctggcggggctgcTGCGGCGCAGGGAGCGGCTGCGACGGCGTCTGCGGGGCCTCCGTGTCTTCGGGGACTACCTGCGGGGCGTGGTGGCCACCACGGGGCAGGTGAGGGTCCCtgtcccgtgtccccagggggtTGTGTTCCTCCAGGGCCACCAGCGCCCCTTGCACCCCAAGCTCCACGTTGGAGCGTCTGTGGGGGGATCTGGAGGGGTTGGAACGCAAAATCGCCTCAGGGATGAAGGTGAGCAGCACCTTGGTGGGGTGGGTGCCCCTGCAACCGCTCAGCCCCTTCCCACCACCCAGTTCCAGGACGTCCCGTCCATGCTGGCCCATTTCGGGGCGCTGGCGGGGGTgcgggcagccctgctgcaccagCTGGAGGCCGGGCAGCAGAGGCTGGCCCAGGGCCAGGCTCGGCTCCAGCGGTACCACGAGGaggccggcagcgagctcctgCGCGGGAGGGACGAGGTGCTCCAGCTCCGCGCACGCCTGGAGGCCGCCCGCCACGACGTGCTCCAGGGG GAGTCCTGCTGGACCCAGATCCAGAGCGCGGCCACCCACAAgaccctgctgctggggcagatCAGGATGGCAGTGCTGAGCCTCTTCCAGCTCGCCACCAAGCACCTGAAAGTCCCCAGGGACGTGGCCCTGGAGGACACAGAGACCCAGCTGGACGTG CTGTGGCATCAGGGCCCCCATCTCCCCAGGTGCTGCTCTGCATGCAGGACCTGGCTGCCATCTGTGCTGAGCTGCGCCCCAAGGAGCCAGGGCCGGGCCCCCCACGTGTgcctgccaccaccaccactcgCCCACGGCACCACAGGGGTGTCACGGTGCCTCCGAGCCACCAGTAGTCCCAGCCTGGGGACAAATCCCCCCGGGGTAAGGCTACCAAGGCCAGCATGGAGCTGTAGGACGCCAGCACCTACTTGA